The following proteins come from a genomic window of Gossypium raimondii isolate GPD5lz chromosome 5, ASM2569854v1, whole genome shotgun sequence:
- the LOC105768324 gene encoding protein ULTRAPETALA 1: MFTEEELKDIEGLKRGSDFIEVKCGCTSRKYGDTIGKLRVFTNGQFLISCECTPSCEEEKLTPYDFEKHSGKEGTRKWKNHIWVVMKNKKVPLWRTVLLKYYKHASNGANELTSTLAKRLFHRDEFVRCSRCKKERRFRLRTDEDCRRYHDAAKARKWKCANWPYDKITCKVDEERASRKSCRGCPRSPSCKGCTTCVCFGCFKCRFLDCKCRTCVDFVQNAEP; the protein is encoded by the exons ATGTTCACGGAAGAAGAGTTGAAAGACATTGAGGGATTGAAAAGAGGGTCGGACTTCATTGAGGTTAAGTGTGGATGTACCAGCAGAAAATATGGTGATACCATTGGGAAGCTTAGGGTTTTCACCAATGGTCAATTTCTGATATCTTGCGAATGCACTCCATCTTGTGAGGAAG AGAAATTGACACCTTATGATTTCGAAAAACATTCTGGGAAAGAAGGAACTAGGAAATGGAAGAACCATATTTGGGTGGTCATGAAAAATAAGAAGGTTCCTTTATGGAGGACTGTTCTTCTGAAATACTACAAACATGCATCAAATGGAGCCAATGAGCTAACAAGCACGCTAGCCAAGCGCCTTTTCCATCGTGACGAGTTTGTCCGTTGCTCGAGGTGCAAGAAAGAACGTCGGTTTCGACTCCGGACCGACGAGGACTGCCGGAGGTACCATGATGCTGCCAAGGCAAGAAAGTGGAAGTGTGCTAACTGGCCATATGACAA AATCACCTGCAAAGTTGATGAAGAACGAGCAAGCAGGAAGAGTTGCAGAGGCTGCCCTCGATCTCCATCGTGCAAAGGCTGCACTACTTGTGTGTGTTTCGGGTGCTTCAAGTGCCGATTTCTCGATTGCAAGTGTCGCACTTGCGTCGATTTCGTCCAAAATGCCGAGCCTTGA